DNA from Vibrio alfacsensis:
CTTCAATATGACACCAGTCATGGCCGCTTCGGAAAGAAAATCTCTCACGATCAAGAACACCTCTACGTTCATCATGGTTCTTGTCACCATGACAGTGGCGAATATGATTCCATTCGAATTCTTCACCTTGCCGAAATTGACCTGTTACCGTGGCGTGACTTAGAGGTTGATATTGTCCTCGATTGCACGGGTGTCTACGGCTCTCAGGCTGATGGGCAAGCGCATATAGAAGCGGGTGCCAAGAAAGTGCTGTTCTCACATCCTGGCGCAAGTGATATCGATAACACGATTATTTATGGTGTGAACCACGAAACCTTAAAAGATGAACATCGTGTTGTATCGAATGGGTCATGTACCACCAACTGCATTGTACCGATTATTAAAGTGTTGGATGAGGCATTTGGAATCGAGTCTGGAACCATTACCACCATCCATTCATCAATGAACGATCAGCAAGTCATTGACGCCTATCATAACGATTTAAGACGTACTCGAGCAGCCAGCCAATCCATTATCCCTGTAGACACCAAATTGCATAAAGGTATTGAAAGAATATTCCCGAAATTTTCTAACAAATTTGAAGCAATTTCGGTTCGAGTTCCAACGGTAAATGTGACCGCGATGGATTTAAGTGTCACAATTAGTACAAATGTGAAAGTTAATGACGTAAATCAAACCATTGTTAACGCATCTCAGTGTACATTACGTGACATTGTTGACTATACTGAATCGCCACTTGTTTCTATCGATTTCAATCACGATCCGCACAGTGCGATTGTGGATGGAACGCAAACCAGAGTGAGCAATGGGCATTTAGTTAAAATGCTTGTTTGGTGTGATAACGAGTGGGGCTTTGCGAACCGGATGTTAGACACCGCATTAGCAATGCAAGCTTCTTCACAAGTGGATCAATAATGTTGAAGAAGCGATGGAGAAAATTTTTATTTCAAGCCTTGAAATAAATTAAACGTATCTCCATATCAGTAATCAGTTTGAAGAATTAACGGGCTTGGCAGGATTGCCGAGTTTTCAAAAACTTTAATTATTAAATATTTGAGAGGACACATCATGTCTGTAATCAAGATGACTGACCTGGATCTAGCAGGTAAACGTGTATTTATCCGTGCTGACCTTAACGTGCCAGTAAAAGACGGTAAAGTAACTTCTGATGCACGTATCATCGCATCTCTTCCAACTATCAAGCTATGTCTAGAAGCTGGCGCGAAAGTAATGGTGACATCTCACCTAGGTCGCCCAACTGAAGGTGAATACGCTGAAGAGTTCTCTCTACAACCAGTAGTTAACTACCTAAACGACGCACTAGATTGCGAAGTTAAACTAGCGAAAGATTACCTAGATGGTCTAGAACTAAACGCTGGTGAGCTTGTTGTTCTTGAAAACGTTCGCTTCAACAAAGGCGAAAAGAAAAACGAAGAAGAACTATCTAAGAAGTACGCAGCACTATGTGATGTATTCGTAATGGATGCATTCGGTACGGCTCACCGCGCACAAGCTTCAACTCACGGCGTAGGCATGTTTGCTGAAGTTGCATGTGCTGGTCCTCTACTAGCTGCTGAACTAGAAGCACTAGGCAAAGCAATGAGCAACCCAGAGCGTCCTCTAGTTGCTATCGTTGGTGGTTCAAAAGTTTCTACTAAACTGACTGTTCTTGAGTCGCTATCTAAAATCGCTGACCAACTTGTTGTTGGTGGTGGTATCGCGAACACATTCATCGCAGCTGAAGGTCACAATGTAGGTAAGTCTCTGTACGAAGCTGACCTAGTTGAAACAGCACAAAAACTGATGAAAGAGTGTGCAATTCCAGTTGCGACTGACGTTGCTTGTGCAAAAGCTTTCGACGAGAACGCAGAAGCTGAAATCAAGAATGTTGCTGACGTTCAAGATGACGACATGATCTTCGACTTAGGTCCAGATTCAACGGCTGCTCTAGCTGAGATCATCGCAAACGCGAAAACTATCCTGTGGAATGGTCCTGTAGGCGTATTCGAATTCAAAAACTTCGAAGCAGGTACTAAAGGTATCTCTGAAGCAATCGCTAAGTCTGCTGCATTCTCTGTAGCAGGTGGTGGTGATACGCTAGCAGCTATCGACCAATTCGGTATTAAAGCTGACGTTTCTTACATCTCTACTGGCGGCGGTGCTTTCCTTGAGTTTGTAGAAGGTAAAGTACTTCCTGCGGTTGAAATGCTAGAAGCACGCGCAGCTAAGTAATATTCAGTAAAGCGGGAGACATCTCCCGCTTTCTTGTTTGCTGCAATGCGAAGCTAAGTCTGCTAGAATGGCCTCAGTTGTGAGCAAACGTTTGCAAGATTTTTAATTTAATAAGTTTTGTTTAAAACGACAGATAAATAGGATTACATCCATGTCTAAGATCTTCGACTTCGTAAAACCAGGTGTTATCTCTGGCGATGACGTACAAAAAGTTTTTGAAGTAGCGAAAGAAAACAATTTCGCTCTTCCAGCAGTTAACGTTGTTAACACTGATTCTATCAACGGCGTACTTGAAGCTGCAGCTAAAGTTAAAGCTCCAGTTGTAGTTCAGTTCTCTAACGGCGGCGCTGCTTTCTTCGCTGGTAAAGGCGTGAAACTTGAAGGTCAAGGTGCTCAAATCCTTGGTGCTGTTGCTGGTGCAAAATACGTTCACGCTGTAGCTGAAGCTTACGGTGTGCCAGTAATCCTTCACACTGACCACGCTGCTAAGAAACTTCTTCCATGGATCGACGGTCTACTAGACGCTGGTGAAGAGTTCTTCGCTCAAACTGGTAAGCCACTATTCTCTTCTCACATGATTGACCTTTCTGAAGAGTCTCTAGAAGAGAACATCGAAATCTGTGCTCAATACCTAGCGCGCATGGAAAAAATGGGTATGACTCTAGAATTTGAACTAGGTTGTACTGGTGGTGAAGAAGACGGCGTAGACAACTCTGATATGGATCAGTCTGAGCTATACACTTCTCCAGAAGACGTAGCTTACGCATACGAGAAACTAAGCCCAATCAGCCACCGTTTCACTATCGCGGCATCTTTCGGTAACGTACACGGTGTTTACCAAGCTGGTAACGTTGTTCTTACTCCAACTATCCTACGTGATTCTCAAGCATACTGTGCAGAGAAATTTGGTATTGCACCAAACGCGCTAAACTTCGTATTCCACGGTGGTTCTGGTTCAACTGAAGCTGAAATCAAAGAGTCTATCTCTTACGGTGTTATCAAAATGAACATCGATACTGATACACAGTGGGCAACTTGGGACGGTATCCGTACTTACGAAGCTGAAAACCGTGATTACCTACAAGGTCAAATCGGTAACCCAACGGGTGAAGCTGCGCCTAACAAGAAATACTACGACCCACGCGTATGGCTACGTGCTGGTCAAGCGTCAATGGTTACTCGTCTAGAGAAAGCTTTCGCTGACCTAAACGCAATCGACGTACTATAATTCGTCACATTAGATTGATTTTAAACCCGCTCACTTGAGCGGGTTTTTTGTGTCTGCATTTTGCTTATCGAATCTAGACTTATCACAAATCTGCGCTTTGTTCTCAAACGTTTTATCTATGCTGACTCTAAGTTTTGAATTTCTCTGATTGGTATAAATTGGTGCGCTTTTTATATGCACTAGAGTGAGTGGAACAAAATCTTGTAGTCTGTTGCAACCTGGTGTCAAATGAATGAAAAAATGTGGCGAATTGTAATTTTGTTGCGTAATCTGTAACAGGTCAGCATCAATTATCTTTGGTAAGACACTGTTTTGCATCTCTTTGCAAAACTTTAACTTTGCAAAATGTTGGAATTGAGATATTGTGCCAAAATTCTGACGCAGTTCAGTAAAGTTATAACGAATTTACTTCAAATAAGAACGCATAAGAATTGCGATTCATATTTTATTAGCAACTAGATTGATATCTTTTATTTTGAGGATACAAATTATGGCAGGTGAATCGGTGAGCATCGATACCTCTTTGACAGAAGGTCTAAATGAAGCGCATTCATGGTTGAGCAATAACTCAGACCTATTAGTGCAGTATGGCATCAACATTATCTCAGCAGTACTGATTCTATTTATTGGTAACATCATTGTTAAAATGATTGCTAATAGCGTAGCGAAAGTGCTTGATAAGAAGAATATGGACAAGGCCGTTGTTGAATTTATTCACGGCATCGTTCGTTACCTTCTTTTAGTGATTGTACTTATTGCTGCACTAAGCCGAATTGGCGTTCAAACGGCTTCAGTGGTTGCGGTAATTGGTGCGGCAGGTCTTGCTGTTGGTCTTGCTCTGCAAGGCTCGCTATCTAACTTTGCTGCGGGTGTTCTTATTGTTGCTTTCCGTCCGTTTAAGTCAGGTGACTACGTAGAGATTGGCGGCGTGGCAGGCAGTGTAGAAGCGATTCAGATTTTCCAGACGGTTCTAAAAACACCAGATAACAAAATGGTAGTGGTTCCAAACTCTGGCGTAATTGGCGCACCTATTACTAACTACTCTCGTCACGCGACTCGTCGTGTAGACCTAGTAATTGGCGTGTCTTACAAAGCAGACCTAAAGCAAACTAAGCAAGTGATCCGCGAAACTCTAGAAAAAGACCCACGTATCTTGAAAGATCCAGATATGACGATTGGTGTACTAGCTCTAGCCGACTCTTCAGTAAACTTCGTGGTTCGTCCATGGTGTAACACTGCTGATTACTGGGATGTTTACTTCGATTCTACTCAAGCAATCAAAGAAGCATTGGATGCAGCTGGCATCGAAATTCCATTCCCACAAATGGATGTTCACTTGAATAAAGTTGAAGCTTAATCACTTCGATTAAGAACATGAAAAAGCGAGGTATTTTCCTCGCTTTTTTTATATCTCATACAGGGTATTTTGGCCGGCCAGAAGTAGGCGTTTGAGTTCTTTACCTGCAAAGCCAAAGGTAGAATTTGGTAGACCTGGGGTATAGAGCAATTCATCGTGCTGGTAGAGCCTGGTATCCACGATGATGATGATATGTTCTGGTAAGCCAATAGGGCAAACGGCTCCAGGCATACACCCTAACTGTTCAATCATCTCGCTATCAGGGCAAATCGATGGGCGCTTTCCTGTGATGATTTTTATGTGTTTTGCGTCCAAACGTGAGTCTTTATCAGTCAAGTACACGGCATAACCTTGTCCTTTTAACTTGAGGAAAAGACTTTTAGTGTGGGTGCCTGTCCATCCAAGCTCTGCTGCAACTTTGATGTCGGTTTCGAAGTCGAGAATGGCTTCATGTCGCCATTCTTGAAAAGGAATAGAGAGCGCGTTGAATCGCTCTCGATTGATTTGATAGATTTCTTGAAGTGACTTCATGTCGTGTTTCATTTCCATTCTTACCAATATTTTGTAAGCAGCTCGTTTGCAAGTACTGACGCAATAGTAAACATCATAACGGCTACTGCGATGTCGATGCCTTTTTTCACTTTCGGTTTTGATAGTGTAGGGCCTAGTTTCGCTGCGCCTAACGATAATGTATAGAACCAGACAAACGATGCCATAATGGTACCCATTGCAAAAGCGATACGATCGTTACCCTCAAATTGACCACCAATGGAACCTAAGATCACGACGGTATCTAAGTAAAGGTGCGGATTCAATACTGTGACAGCGAGTGCGCCAAGGATTACAGTACGGCGACCTCGTGCGACTACTTCACCTTTCGACTCGGATGCATCAGTAGGTTTGAGTGCGCTTTTTAGTGATAGTAAGCCGTAAATGCTTAAGAAAGCGATACCACCTAGCGTTACCGATGTAAGCAAAATTTCGTTTTGAGATAGGATAGCACCACCACCAAAGATACCCAGAGAGATAAAGATCGTATCTAGGATGCTACAGATGGTTGCTGTCGTTAGATGATGTTGGCGCTTAATACCTTGGTTAAGGACATATGCATTCTGCGCACCGATCGGAATGATCATCGTCGCACCTAATCCGAATCCTTGCAATAACACCCAAAAGCTCACGATACACCTCAAAAATCAGTAATAGAACAGCAGAAGAATGGAAGATATAGCTTTATATAAATAAGTATAATTAATGATTTTAATATATTATTAGTAATACTTATTAGGTTAGATGTGCTTATTTGATTGAGTATTTATACGGAGGTAAAGCGCGTGCGAGGATTGGATTACAAATGGGTAGAATCGTTAGATGCGGTAGTGCACCTAGGCAGTTTTGAAAGGGCTGCGGAGCATCTGTTTGTTTCTCAATCGGCTATATCTCAACGAATCAAACAACTCGAAAAGTATCTAGCACAACCCGTGCTCATTCGTGAACAACCACCGAAACCCACCCCCATAGGAAAGAAACTACTCGGGCTCTATCGTCGTGTAAGGCTGCTTGAGCATGAAATCTTACCAGAGCTAAAAAATGATACGACAACACGGCCTGTCCAGCTATCTTTAGCTACTAACGCTGACAGTTTAGCAACGTGGTTATTACCAGCTCTGCAGGATGTTATGAAACAACGCCAAGTAGAGTTAAAACTGACGATATATGGCGAATCGCGCTCGATTGAAAAGCTGAAAAGTGGTGAAGTCGCTGGAGCTATAAGCCTAGAATCGCAAGCGATTTCTGGCTGTCGAGCGGATTATCTTGGACGTATTGATTACGTTTGTGTTGCGAGTCCGGAGTTTTATCAGCGCTACTTTATGCATGGTGTAAACAATCAAACACTATTAAAAGCGCCAGCGGTTTCTTATGATCAATACGATGATTTGCATAAAACGTTTTTGACTGAGCATTTTAATATTAGGCCGGACAGTGTTATCCACCATAACATCAGCAGCTCTGAAGCCTTTCTCAAGATGGCTTTGGCGAGTGTTGCCTATTGCTTGATTCCTAGATTGCAGATTACCGATGAGCTAGAAAAAGGCACTTTGATTGATATTACGCCCGGATTTTTGATGTCTTATCGAATCTACTGGCATCATTGGCAATTAGAAACAGGGGTACTGCAAGAAATATCTCAAGCGATTGTGGGGTATGCGCAAACGCACTTGCCACAATAAGTTCCCTTATTATCGAGAACTTACCACGAAGTAACACAGTCAAAGTTGTGTTAGAAGTCGATGAAGATACTTGGATAATTATTAGAAGTTTCTATGATGAGATTATAGAGTATCACTCTGCCTCATCTAGAGCTCATCGTTCGGTATTCACCTTGCGCTGGAGAGAGTGATCTTCGTCTTTCAATATGGATGGATGTATCAAATGAAACTGTCTTCAATTTTATTGGCTTCAGCACTGAGTTTTTCTAGCGCTTCTGTATTTGCTTACGATGTGCCTAACTTTGCGCACGTTAACACGACTGGCTATGGTGAGGTGATTGCCACACCTGATATGGCGACCTTTTCGGTAAAAGTGGTAGATACAACAATGACGGCGGAGCAAGCAAAGCAATCCGTCGACAAAACAGTAGAGACATTTCTGAATAGCTTAGCTGATGCGGGTCTATCAAAAGAGAACATTACTAGCTCTAACCTGTACTTGGCGCCGCAATACCACTATCCGAAATCAGGCAAGTCGGAATTAGTGGGCTATCGTGCTTCTCGCAGTATTGATGTAACGGTCAAAGATTTAGCAAACTTAAATCAATACTTGGATATGGCTTTGAAAGCGGGCATCAACCAAGTCGATAATATCCAGTTGAAAGTGAGTAATCAGGAAGAGTACCAACAAAAAGCGCGCATGGCTGCGATTAAAGATGCTCAGAGTAAAGCAGCATCTTTAGCGACAGGTTTTGATAAGAAACTTGGTGATGTTTGGCAAATCAATTATAACCAAATGAACGCTCGTCCAGTTTTATTGCGCTCAATGGCAATGGATGCAAAACAAAGTTCAAATAGCTACCAAGATTCTACACTGGTCATTCGTGATCAAGTGGATGTCGTTTACAAGTTGAAGTAATGCTTGGGGAACGGCAAATAATTGATTAGGCAGGGAAGTCCCTGCCTTTTTTGTGTTTCTTAGTATCAAGTTTGCTAACAGTGATTAGTGAAGGATGCGAGCACGAATGGTGCCCTCGATGCCTTTTAGTTTCACTAGTGCCTCTTCTGCACGAGAGGTTTCTACGTCGATCACAACATAACCAATTTCCGATGCTGTCTGTAGATACTGACCTGCGATGTTAATGCCCTCTTCTGCGAAGATGGTGTTAATCTGCGTTAGGATACCTGGGCGGTTTTTGTGAATGTGCAGTAGGCGAGAACATTCGCGATGCTCAGGCAATGATACTTCAGGGAAATTCACACTTGATAGTGTGGAGCCGTTATCTGAGTATTTCGCTAGCTTACCTGCGACTTCAACGCCAATGTTTTCCTGTGCTTCTTGCGTTGAGCCACCAACATGTGGCGTCAGGATTACGTTGTCGAATTTTTGTAGTGGCGATTCAAATGAGTCTGCATTTGTCTGAGGCTCTACCGGGAATACATCTATGGCAGCGCCTGAAATATGCCCAGATTCTAAGCTATGACATAGCGCAGGGATATCGACGACCGTACCGCGAGCGGCATTGATGAAAATTGCGCCAGGCTTCATACGGGCAAACTCTTCTTCACCCATCATATTTTTGGTATCTGGTGTTTCAGGGACGTGCAGAGAAATTACATCGCACTTATTGAGCAGTTCGCTCATCGTAAAGACTTGCGTAGCGTTACCGAGCG
Protein-coding regions in this window:
- the epd gene encoding erythrose-4-phosphate dehydrogenase, which gives rise to MLKVAINGFGRIGRNVLRAVYESGKHQKIKVVAVNELAQPEAMAHLLQYDTSHGRFGKKISHDQEHLYVHHGSCHHDSGEYDSIRILHLAEIDLLPWRDLEVDIVLDCTGVYGSQADGQAHIEAGAKKVLFSHPGASDIDNTIIYGVNHETLKDEHRVVSNGSCTTNCIVPIIKVLDEAFGIESGTITTIHSSMNDQQVIDAYHNDLRRTRAASQSIIPVDTKLHKGIERIFPKFSNKFEAISVRVPTVNVTAMDLSVTISTNVKVNDVNQTIVNASQCTLRDIVDYTESPLVSIDFNHDPHSAIVDGTQTRVSNGHLVKMLVWCDNEWGFANRMLDTALAMQASSQVDQ
- a CDS encoding phosphoglycerate kinase — encoded protein: MSVIKMTDLDLAGKRVFIRADLNVPVKDGKVTSDARIIASLPTIKLCLEAGAKVMVTSHLGRPTEGEYAEEFSLQPVVNYLNDALDCEVKLAKDYLDGLELNAGELVVLENVRFNKGEKKNEEELSKKYAALCDVFVMDAFGTAHRAQASTHGVGMFAEVACAGPLLAAELEALGKAMSNPERPLVAIVGGSKVSTKLTVLESLSKIADQLVVGGGIANTFIAAEGHNVGKSLYEADLVETAQKLMKECAIPVATDVACAKAFDENAEAEIKNVADVQDDDMIFDLGPDSTAALAEIIANAKTILWNGPVGVFEFKNFEAGTKGISEAIAKSAAFSVAGGGDTLAAIDQFGIKADVSYISTGGGAFLEFVEGKVLPAVEMLEARAAK
- the fbaA gene encoding class II fructose-bisphosphate aldolase, which codes for MSKIFDFVKPGVISGDDVQKVFEVAKENNFALPAVNVVNTDSINGVLEAAAKVKAPVVVQFSNGGAAFFAGKGVKLEGQGAQILGAVAGAKYVHAVAEAYGVPVILHTDHAAKKLLPWIDGLLDAGEEFFAQTGKPLFSSHMIDLSEESLEENIEICAQYLARMEKMGMTLEFELGCTGGEEDGVDNSDMDQSELYTSPEDVAYAYEKLSPISHRFTIAASFGNVHGVYQAGNVVLTPTILRDSQAYCAEKFGIAPNALNFVFHGGSGSTEAEIKESISYGVIKMNIDTDTQWATWDGIRTYEAENRDYLQGQIGNPTGEAAPNKKYYDPRVWLRAGQASMVTRLEKAFADLNAIDVL
- the mscS gene encoding small-conductance mechanosensitive channel MscS; this encodes MAGESVSIDTSLTEGLNEAHSWLSNNSDLLVQYGINIISAVLILFIGNIIVKMIANSVAKVLDKKNMDKAVVEFIHGIVRYLLLVIVLIAALSRIGVQTASVVAVIGAAGLAVGLALQGSLSNFAAGVLIVAFRPFKSGDYVEIGGVAGSVEAIQIFQTVLKTPDNKMVVVPNSGVIGAPITNYSRHATRRVDLVIGVSYKADLKQTKQVIRETLEKDPRILKDPDMTIGVLALADSSVNFVVRPWCNTADYWDVYFDSTQAIKEALDAAGIEIPFPQMDVHLNKVEA
- a CDS encoding YbaK/EbsC family protein, which codes for MKSLQEIYQINRERFNALSIPFQEWRHEAILDFETDIKVAAELGWTGTHTKSLFLKLKGQGYAVYLTDKDSRLDAKHIKIITGKRPSICPDSEMIEQLGCMPGAVCPIGLPEHIIIIVDTRLYQHDELLYTPGLPNSTFGFAGKELKRLLLAGQNTLYEI
- a CDS encoding LysE/ArgO family amino acid transporter; protein product: MSFWVLLQGFGLGATMIIPIGAQNAYVLNQGIKRQHHLTTATICSILDTIFISLGIFGGGAILSQNEILLTSVTLGGIAFLSIYGLLSLKSALKPTDASESKGEVVARGRRTVILGALAVTVLNPHLYLDTVVILGSIGGQFEGNDRIAFAMGTIMASFVWFYTLSLGAAKLGPTLSKPKVKKGIDIAVAVMMFTIASVLANELLTKYW
- a CDS encoding LysR family transcriptional regulator ArgP produces the protein MRGLDYKWVESLDAVVHLGSFERAAEHLFVSQSAISQRIKQLEKYLAQPVLIREQPPKPTPIGKKLLGLYRRVRLLEHEILPELKNDTTTRPVQLSLATNADSLATWLLPALQDVMKQRQVELKLTIYGESRSIEKLKSGEVAGAISLESQAISGCRADYLGRIDYVCVASPEFYQRYFMHGVNNQTLLKAPAVSYDQYDDLHKTFLTEHFNIRPDSVIHHNISSSEAFLKMALASVAYCLIPRLQITDELEKGTLIDITPGFLMSYRIYWHHWQLETGVLQEISQAIVGYAQTHLPQ
- a CDS encoding oxidative stress defense protein, which codes for MKLSSILLASALSFSSASVFAYDVPNFAHVNTTGYGEVIATPDMATFSVKVVDTTMTAEQAKQSVDKTVETFLNSLADAGLSKENITSSNLYLAPQYHYPKSGKSELVGYRASRSIDVTVKDLANLNQYLDMALKAGINQVDNIQLKVSNQEEYQQKARMAAIKDAQSKAASLATGFDKKLGDVWQINYNQMNARPVLLRSMAMDAKQSSNSYQDSTLVIRDQVDVVYKLK
- the serA gene encoding phosphoglycerate dehydrogenase, giving the protein MAKISLDKEKIKILLLEGLHPSSVEVLQAAGYSNIEYHKGSLSEEELIEAVKDVHFIGIRSRTNLSEEVINAANKLVAIGCFCIGTNQVDLNAAARRGVPVFNAPFSNTRSVAELVLGQILLLLRGIPEKNALAHRGVWKKSADSSYEARGKRLGIIGYGHIGTQLGIIAENLGMRVYYYDIENKLSLGNATQVFTMSELLNKCDVISLHVPETPDTKNMMGEEEFARMKPGAIFINAARGTVVDIPALCHSLESGHISGAAIDVFPVEPQTNADSFESPLQKFDNVILTPHVGGSTQEAQENIGVEVAGKLAKYSDNGSTLSSVNFPEVSLPEHRECSRLLHIHKNRPGILTQINTIFAEEGINIAGQYLQTASEIGYVVIDVETSRAEEALVKLKGIEGTIRARILH